In one window of Mobula hypostoma chromosome 1, sMobHyp1.1, whole genome shotgun sequence DNA:
- the tgfb3 gene encoding transforming growth factor beta-3 proprotein isoform X1 has product MCVRRLLLLLTALDLVAVSRPLSTCSTVDTEHVKKKRVEAIRGQILSKLRFTSPPEEPGPAEVPPQVLAMYNSTRELLQELGRDREQSCLTHNTDFEYYAKEVYKFDMIPGPTVDNDVSSCRGITSKVFRFNVSSMEKNVSNLFRAEFRALRVPNISAKRSEQRIEVYQILKPDDHITKQRYIAGKVVLTKGFSEWVSFDVTESVKEWLINRDTNLGLEISVHCPCHTFHANGVISAEGEVLDVKFKGIDDYEYTERGDQGRLQKRKEQKLLSRGPTNPHLILMVLPPHRLDNQQQRQRKKRALDTTYCFRHYEDNCCVRSLYIDFRQDLGWKWIHEPKGYYANFCAGPCPYLRSTDTQHSTVLGLYNTLNPEASASPCCAPQDLEPLTILYYVGRTPKVEQLSNMIVKSCKCS; this is encoded by the exons ATGTGTGTGCGgaggctgctgctgctgttgacCGCTTTGGACCTGGTGGCCGTGAGCCGACCGCTCTCCACCTGCTCCACGGTGGACACTGAACACGTGAAGAAGAAGCGTGTGGAGGCCATCCGCGGGCAGATCCTGAGCAAGCTGCGGTTCACCAGCCCCCCCGAGGAGCCGGGGCCCGCCGAGGTGCCGCCACAGGTCCTGGCCATGTATAACAGCACCCGGGAGCTGCTGCAAGAGCTGGGCAGGGACCGCGAACAGAGCTGTTTGACTCATAACACCGATTTCGAGTACTACGCCAAGGAGGTGTACAAGTTTGACATGATTCCCGGCCCAACCGTCGACA ATGATGTCAGTTCGTGTCGTGGCATTACTTCCAAAGTTTTCCGTTTCAATGTGTCTTCCATGGAGAAGAATGTTTCCAATCTCTTCCGGGCAGAATTCCGTGCGCTGCGTGTGCCAAACATCAGTGCCAAACGGAGCGAGCAGAGGATTGAAGTCTATCAG ATCCTCAAGCCAGACGACCACATCACCAAGCAGCGGTACATCGCAGGGAAGGTGGTCCTTACCAAGGGCTTTAGCGAATGGGTCTCCTTTGATGTCACCGAGAGCGTGAAGGAATGGCTTATCAACAGAG ACACGAATCTTGGTCTGGAAATTAGCGTTCATTGTCCTTGCCATACATTCCATGCCAATGGTGTCATCTCTGCAGAAGGGGAAGTTCTGGATGTGAAATTTAAGG GAATCGATGACTACGAATACACAGAGCGGGGGGACCAGGGCCGTCTCCAGAAACGCAAGGAACAGAAGCTACTGAGCCGGGGTCCCACCAACCCCCACCTCATTCTCATGGTGCTACCTCCCCACCGGCTGGACAATCAGCAGCAGCGACAGAGGAAAAAACGAGCACTGGACACAACGTACTGCTTCAG GCATTATGAGGATAACTGCTGCGTGCGCTCCCTGTACATCGACTTTCGACAGGATCTTGGCTGGAAGTGGATCCACGAGCCCAAGGGGTACTATGCAAACTTCTGCGCTGGGCCATGCCCCTACCTGCGTAGCACCGATACGCAACACAGCACG GTGCTGGGACTGTACAACACGCTGAATCCAGAGGCCTCAGCATCACCTTGCTGTGCCCCCCAGGATCTGGAGCCCCTCACCATCCTGTACTATGTGGGGCGAACCCCCAAGGTGGAACAGCTATCTAATATGATCGTCAAGTCCTGTAAATGTAGCTGA
- the tgfb3 gene encoding transforming growth factor beta-3 proprotein isoform X2 yields MCVRRLLLLLTALDLVAVSRPLSTCSTVDTEHVKKKRVEAIRGQILSKLRFTSPPEEPGPAEVPPQVLAMYNSTRELLQELGRDREQSCLTHNTDFEYYAKEVYKFDMIPGPTVDNDVSSCRGITSKVFRFNVSSMEKNVSNLFRAEFRALRVPNISAKRSEQRIEVYQILKPDDHITKQRYIAGKVVLTKGFSEWVSFDVTESVKEWLINRGIDDYEYTERGDQGRLQKRKEQKLLSRGPTNPHLILMVLPPHRLDNQQQRQRKKRALDTTYCFRHYEDNCCVRSLYIDFRQDLGWKWIHEPKGYYANFCAGPCPYLRSTDTQHSTVLGLYNTLNPEASASPCCAPQDLEPLTILYYVGRTPKVEQLSNMIVKSCKCS; encoded by the exons ATGTGTGTGCGgaggctgctgctgctgttgacCGCTTTGGACCTGGTGGCCGTGAGCCGACCGCTCTCCACCTGCTCCACGGTGGACACTGAACACGTGAAGAAGAAGCGTGTGGAGGCCATCCGCGGGCAGATCCTGAGCAAGCTGCGGTTCACCAGCCCCCCCGAGGAGCCGGGGCCCGCCGAGGTGCCGCCACAGGTCCTGGCCATGTATAACAGCACCCGGGAGCTGCTGCAAGAGCTGGGCAGGGACCGCGAACAGAGCTGTTTGACTCATAACACCGATTTCGAGTACTACGCCAAGGAGGTGTACAAGTTTGACATGATTCCCGGCCCAACCGTCGACA ATGATGTCAGTTCGTGTCGTGGCATTACTTCCAAAGTTTTCCGTTTCAATGTGTCTTCCATGGAGAAGAATGTTTCCAATCTCTTCCGGGCAGAATTCCGTGCGCTGCGTGTGCCAAACATCAGTGCCAAACGGAGCGAGCAGAGGATTGAAGTCTATCAG ATCCTCAAGCCAGACGACCACATCACCAAGCAGCGGTACATCGCAGGGAAGGTGGTCCTTACCAAGGGCTTTAGCGAATGGGTCTCCTTTGATGTCACCGAGAGCGTGAAGGAATGGCTTATCAACAGAG GAATCGATGACTACGAATACACAGAGCGGGGGGACCAGGGCCGTCTCCAGAAACGCAAGGAACAGAAGCTACTGAGCCGGGGTCCCACCAACCCCCACCTCATTCTCATGGTGCTACCTCCCCACCGGCTGGACAATCAGCAGCAGCGACAGAGGAAAAAACGAGCACTGGACACAACGTACTGCTTCAG GCATTATGAGGATAACTGCTGCGTGCGCTCCCTGTACATCGACTTTCGACAGGATCTTGGCTGGAAGTGGATCCACGAGCCCAAGGGGTACTATGCAAACTTCTGCGCTGGGCCATGCCCCTACCTGCGTAGCACCGATACGCAACACAGCACG GTGCTGGGACTGTACAACACGCTGAATCCAGAGGCCTCAGCATCACCTTGCTGTGCCCCCCAGGATCTGGAGCCCCTCACCATCCTGTACTATGTGGGGCGAACCCCCAAGGTGGAACAGCTATCTAATATGATCGTCAAGTCCTGTAAATGTAGCTGA